ttttcaaaagcacttttacaaaaaagtttaccaaacactctgctgatttatttcacagccgcttattctcacattagttttttttcaaaacacagcaataccaaaccagctctTCTTCTGGATTTCAAACAGTGTAGGACCAGCACTAATGATTGAATTGAACACGTGCTGAAATTAAATTCAATTCAATAGTTTGAATTGGAAAGGCAAAGATTAGCTATGGCTCGTGCCTTGGTAGAAATTTCGTGTAACATGTTTCGCACCATTTTTTCATCAGTCATGTGacgaaagaaagaaataaaaaaataatatgaaacaTAGAATGTATGCGTCTCTCTCTCCATGCTTTGTATGTGACATAAAATATATAACACTTGTTGAGTTTGAgatgagatttgatttgatttgatttgattttgttatTTACTCGTTGGGTTACGTGTGTGTGGTAATTGAgccaattttaatttaaaatttaagttttattttattttagatctacttatatatttattaaaaaaaattgaaaacaaatgaAGAATAAATAAACTACCCACAACCTGAGtcttaagatttttttttttttaaacaaacgatattatctacattaagggtgAGGATGTGGGCCTAGTCTCCAAATGAGCTACTAatgatgtggttcaaattcgcatttaatgagaattgaacctaagacttcttatttatttacaagtaaagaagaatatcattaTTTTCTATCAAAGTGACGATATTATAGGAATATTGAAAGTTTCACcatttttgccttctctctTTATATTGATATAAATGACTTGTTATGTTCTCTTCGATAACTCATAGTCTTTGTATAATTAATCTAATCTTAAAGTCAAAAATTTTGGGGTTAGTCATTGATTACTCTCTTCCTGTTCGCGTAAAGTTTGGCACAAGATAATTATTTAGACCAATGCAATTCACGTTGTACATATTTCACTGTCACCTCCTAATTACTTCTACGTACCATAAGTAGGAcaaactttgaaaataaaacttagAAACTTCAGCAAGTAACTACAtttaatttacccaaaaatatTGCATGCGTATCACGTAAATTGGCTTCAGACTTTTTGGGTGATTGGGTCTATGGATCTCTCCCGCTTGACTTGACTTCAGTTCGtctctcttttattttatttttgttgctaTTACTATTCCAGTTCCCATTACCATTAGTGACCCCTTGAAATTTGGTTTGTGTTTACACGAGCGATTTTTCATATACTCAGAACACCAGTCAAGACATTAACGCTTCATTATTTAAGTTGACTTCTAGTTTGTCTCTATTGTTAGGTACTAGTCGAGTTCTCATCACCATTAGTGATCTTTGAAATTTGGTTAGTGTTAGCGATTTTTCATATAATCAGGATACAAACTAGAACGTCATTATTTAAGTCCACTTCTAATTTAtctctattttattattttgttgttgttgttgttatgacTAGTTGAGTTCTCATCACCACTAGTTATCTTTTGAAATTTGGTTTGTGTTTACAGGAGATTTTTTAAATGCTCAGAACATAAGTTGTGACACTAATGCTTCATTATTTAAGTCGACTTCTAGTTCGtctctcttttattattttttgttgtctTTATTACTATTCGAGTTCCCATCACCATTAGTGATCTTTGGAATTTGGTTTGTGCTCACACGAGATATTTTTGGTGTACGATCATGACACAACTCGGAATACTAACTCATCATTGTTTAAGTGAAAAGAGCATATATTTTTCTGTGTCCCTCAACTGATATTATTATATGTGGTATACCGTTTTGTATTTCAATCACATTGAAAATTTTATCCACACTAACAACTCTACAGTTAACCAATAATTAAGCTTAATTAATTTCATAAAAGTATCATATTGACAGTGAGTATTTTATGTGTGTTTGGGCATATATAATTACCTAATACCTACGGTTTGCTTGGTAaacaattgaaattgaaaaataaaggaGCATGTAAATACATACGATCTTATTAGTAAAAGCCACGCATTCTTCCAGATAGTTCGTTAATTAGGAAGTGTTTTTGGCCAGTAATCCACAATTAGGAAATAATTAGGTGTGTATTGCCTGTAACCTGCTTCCATCATTTTGTTAGTAAACAACataattgtaacatcccacatcgttaTGGGAAGTGGAttatgtaagccttatatgtatattcccatttctacctagcacaaggccttttggaagctcactggcttcggattccatcggaactccgaagttaagcgagtagcgcacgaGAGCCATCCCACGATGGGTGATCCACTataaagttctcgtgtgagttcccagaaacaaaaccgtgagggcatggtcggggcccaaagcggacaatatcgtgctacggtggagtcgagcccgagatgtggtgagGGCCTAGGCCAGGATGTAACAATTTGGTATttgagccaatccttggccgtatatgtgccgacgaggacatcgAGCCCCTAAGGAAGGTGAATTGTAACAACCCACATCTCCATGGGgaatggatcatgtaagccttatatgtatattctcatttctacctaacacgaggctttttggaagctcactggctttgggttccatcagaactccaaagttaagtgagtAGCGCACGAgggcaatcccatgatgggtgacccactgggaagttctcatgtgagttctaaaaaaaaactgttagggcatggtcgaggcccaaagcagataatatcgtgctacgatggagtcgaGTCCGAGATGTGATAGGGCCCGgggcgggatgtgacaataaTCCACTTGTTTCTAATGTGAAGAAACCAGACTCAACCACCTATCTTGCACTGTACGCAAATCAAAACCGTTAATCTTTAGgaaattgttattattattccaaaaatttcatcataCACTCCAAACTCTATATGTTAggaaaaaaatacacttatgatgagtgtagaatgaaatttttgaaatgcGAACAACACTTTGCAATCTTTACATTAAGATAGAGATTAATACAAGATATATGGACTTTTGCACTGTACAAGAAACTGCTGCCAcataaaaaaacagaaaataataataattgttttggATTGGACAGTAGCTGTCGCTGTGTGACAGCATAGAAGAGCGCAGTGCGCCACCATGCGTAACACACTTGCGATTGAAATTGTACCAAAACCAGAAAGGAGGTGCAGTGGATTAAATTTCTTTTAAAACTGGACCACAAATGTCATGTACATTTCTCCATCTGGGTCGGTGCCTCACTAGGTCGTGCAAAAAGAGGGCACCCACCGGCGAACCGTTAAAATAAGAGAAACCCAGCGGTGCTAATAACGATCACTCTAATTATAAGCATTCAAATGCTAATAAGTGAATATCTaatggtgaaaaaaaaattagacataTATCGTGCTGAAAATACAATGAAATGTTCACGATactaaacaaataattaaatgtatttttttgttattattattaagagGAGGGAAAACTTTGAACCAGGGATGCATGGGTGCAATTTCAATATTCTATCTACTGTGATATCGGATTGCATtcgaaataattttttatttggaaaagaattgtatAGATGAtctttaaataaatatgtaaaataaaatttttgaagTAAGGGGTCGCCTAGTGTATAGAATATTCCTCTTCAATCTACTACGTCCCAAACTCAAACTTTACCCTTAAATAAAAATAGTAGCCACTCAttactatggtctagtggtatttctgattacttgtaagtgagaggtcttaagtttaaTTATCGcgcaaatgtgaatttgaaccacattattgcttgCTCATTATGAGACTTAGTCCACTCTCTTACatctttaatgtagataatatcgtttgttataaagataaaaaaagtAGCAAAATTGAAGTGTTTGAAAATTGAAGTTTTGTATAGTGAACTCAAATTATGTATTAACGCTGTAttaaattactaaaagattAGAGATTAAACACTGATAACCATTGACAAATATATTTCCTATTTTTATCATAGACCATAGTGCTTAGTGCAGCAACAAATACAAAGATATCATCggaaaaatagaaaatagatTAGAATTGCAGGACCAACCAATTAAGTTTGATAACGTGTCAAGATGCAATTGGTGGAACGTCAAATCTCTGACCACCACAGGTTTTGGACGGGGCCGGCATCTCATCATCCTGCTCGTTGCCAATGAGTCAGCCTCACCTACGCCCGCGAATAGTCCAATATGTAataaatttgttagattagagagATGATGGAATTCAAATACAAGGGCAAAATTCTTTTTCATCATTGTTATAAAAAGTCATTTGTGATCCAATCTGTTTTGACACGAATGGTTTTTTGTGCGactatttgttttttgtttttttagtataattatatatttatagtaAGGGGAGAGAGGAGTTCGGTTAAACCACACAATAGACAATCTAATTTAGTATTGAACTCGTCATTCAtgagattcaaacctaaaacctttcacctacaagtgaagatgaataccattaGATTATAGTATTGAGTAACgattatttgttttttaacaTGATGATTtcaacttctttttttctttttaataccTCCACAAATGATAATACATTTAATTTAATCAAATTATAGAGGTGGACATTCAACCTTAAATTCCCTTTGTGACTACAACatgtgaatttatttatttatattctcTTACTTATCTTAATACAATTGAATGTACTTTAAATAGTCTTATCTATACGGGAGTTTGCTGTTGAGACATTTTTGACCTTATATCATTACATTTTATATTCGATTCTTCCATGTGAGTAAATCACTTAATAAGAAGaatgaaaattataaatacACATATATTTTCTCCTCCAACACATGAATGTTTTATAATGTCCGCTATTTATGTTTGATTTGTTCGACCTGcgcaaaaaataaatagaagtaTTTAAACGGTTAAAAGAATATGTAAAAAAATCAGCACCTTTAGAATATATAGTCTAAAATGCTGGAGGAAAATTTGAATTCGTGTACATAGGCGAAGGCGTGAAGCACATTTGCTCTTGCTAATATTTTTACACCTCCATCTGCAATATAATCAATTATGTCGTTTAGTATCATAGCacgtaaaattaaaaataacatATGACCCGACgcaaattcaacaaatttctacCACGTTGTTTTGCAATTGCAAAAGGCAGCTACGCTTTTCTGACGTGGAACGAATATACCCGAAACTTACAGAGCCAGTCGTTATCTTCCACATCAGTCTTCACACCTAAAACCTTTTTAAATTTCTGGGAATTCCCCGTTTCAAATTTCCAATTGATCCCTTCGCGTCTTTATAAACCCCAAAGCCCCTCCCTCCTCAAacctcctcatcttcttcttttttctcttcctcCCACCACCGCTCTCAGCCATGGAAATCCCAGTGCTCAATAGAATTACAGATCTTCCTTCCCGCCTGACCTCCTTGCCGGACCCATCTTTTCTTTCCCAGAGTTTATCGATTCCCGGAATCCAAAACGTCTCTCAAGCTTACAGTTTCTGGAAATGGGGAGCTCTAATCCTCGCAATTCTTGCTTCCTTCGGCACCCTCATCACTAAAATCAACATTTTTGCCATCAGTCTCCGCCGCCTCCGGTTATTGGCCCCGCAGCCGCTTTCCCAGCAGCGCCACGACGGCGATTACTCCGACGTCAGCGATGACGACGATATCTGCTCTGTTTCGTCGGCTTCCTCCGTATCCGATGACGAATCGGAATCCGAAATATCGTACGACGACGAAAGCAGAACGATTGGGAGAGATGAACATTTCCACGTCAGAGGCTCTGGGTATTACGGCGACGACGGAGAGCAGAATCGTAACTTGGGACTCCGCCTCCGCAGAAGCTTCGGAGGCCATCGATTCTCATGGTCTGACTTCACGGCCGGCAAAAGCGTCGTCAAGCTCTGGGACTCGTCGTCTCCGTCTACGTTTCTGTCTGCTGACTCGGGCGTGTCGGGGCGCGTGTCGCTAGGTGTTTGGGACGCGCGCGTCGGATGTCGGATTCCGGCGATACTCGCTGATTGGGGCCCGCAGCTCGGGAGAATGGTTGGAGTGGCGTCAGGCGTCGACGATAAGGTTTACGTCAAGGATGGCGTAACCGGTAAAGTGACGATTGGTGACGTGAGGAAAGTGGCGTCGCCGTTAGGGAATGTAACGGGAGCAGACTTGGATGATACGTGGTGGGACGCTGACGCGGTTGTTGTGACGGACGAGCGTTTTGACGAGTCAGCCATGCGTGGATGTGACTCGGCCGTCACGCGGTGCTGTAGCGCTGTTAGGTCTTATCTGTTGTAAATCATAGTTAAAGGACAACGAAAATCAAATAATGCAAGGTCATTATTTTGTAAATTTAGCCTTAATATTATTTACCTGGATTTACCATTTTTTGACTtttcaatttggttttcttAGCTTTTAATCAACACAAAAATGGGAAATTACGAGCTTCTTAGTAGCTTCCTCTCCCGGTGAAGGCTGCGACAGCGGAGTCGTTAATCTTCTTTGCCAGTTGTTTTGGTTGTTAATTGTTAAACAAGTATAAACGATAAATTTAAAACCTGTTGGTATTACTTTTTTAGTATTGTCTTTGTTGTGGCAGTTCACTTTTATCGGTATTCTTTCAACATTTCTCTTTTGTTAACTGAATGTTATTTCAAGTACAATACCAATAaataaaggggtgtgatatccacacatacctttttacttctttcacatttttttagttttcggccgtcggattggatgaattgaagaagatcaacggacataaattaacaaaggatgtgtgagatgtaaaaagagatgtgtagatagcacacccctaaataAAATGGAATCAATTAGTGCTTCATATAGAGATAAGAgcgaaccttttttttttttttctttgtcagaAGTGATGAGAATATTATAAGCTAGCTCTCATTGAAACTAAATATATACAAGTTAGATGTTGAATGTGGCTGGAACGAAACTCACCAACCAAATTCGTGTATGTGTGTAATAAAGGAGAACTTTTCTCAAAGTGAGATTTTTCATGAATATCTAATACCTATGTTTTTGACACAATGTCTTATAATATTGACTTGAAAATTGACATTAAAGTTTGAGATGACAAAACTCCGTAAAAAGTCTCACTTTTGAAATAGGAAATAAGCATTTCTCAGATGTATTTGGGGATGCCATTGTTTGAAAGTTAAGTTGTGCCTCATAAAAGTAGGTAGGTGGCAATGCGGATGCCAACAATAATAATAGTTCAAAGGGtttttttggacaaataaataatttagtaGTTGCGCCTAATGAAGTTGGAACAATACAACAAACATGACATGTTGTGCTCTCTCTAATCAACATCATATTGTCTGGCTTTCTGGCGCATCAGAATATAATTAGAAAAAAGATGCATATATTTTTAAGATATTGTGGTTGAGAAATAAGCTATTCGACTCGGAAGGAAGAAACATAATTCAATCacccatatatatacacatacatgcGTGTGTGCGCGCATATAACTTGGAACTTGGAAGTTTAATTTTCTGATGACATATAGCTCTAGATTTCGCATTCTTATCTTGTGCTAAAAGAAAgatgagagttttaacgaaaaactcgcGGTACTGTTcgctttaacaaaaaatcaaatgtttacactaaaaagtcaaatctggtactattcactttaccctttattttgtccttatcgttaaaactcaaaattttcaaacctttttcattagttttcctaagaaAGATCGATAAACAGTAAACAAACGTAACTTGTAGAACATAACCAGTTACGCGACTGTTTTCCATACTTTCATCTCACCAAAACGAAAACGCAACGTTGATTTTAGAATCCGATCCTCGTACCAGAATATGTTCCCAGTAAGCGTTGTCGGGGCCTCTTGCGACTGCGAATCAATGCCTGATTGTGATTGCTGCTTGGATTTGGGGTTAGCCCAATGCAAACCCACGGACCAGAGATATAGTTAGTTGAACGGGTTCTTCCTCAAAACATTTTGGACCGCATGTATGTTTTTGGCCCAATATAGATATTTGGTGGTGGGCCTTCGATGATATGAACTCAATGTCGGTGGCTGTTTTGtgcattggttttttttttttttttgaacaaatgaaatTATCTACAATAATgtgttcaaatttgtctttgacgaaaatcaaacctaaaacatctcacttataaatgaagaaaaataccacTAAATCGTAGTATGAAGTGGCCGTTGGTTTAATTGTTGACAAATGAATTTTGCGCTCGTGTGATTTTAATATTACGTATCATTCAATGCTATGGGTGTTTTAGCAGTTAGATTTGATTTTTACTACTATTAATATCTTCTACTTTCAATCTCAATCATTCATTTCTTGTATCAATCTTGTTATCCTAAGGTTCTCATTTTGAAGACATGTGAGGTCCAATCACAaaattatattagtttagatcaaatagcttaaaatatttgacaacttaataaagcaaaacaagaaaatgagttttCTAATGGTTCATGcattttaagttggttttgcttAATAAAGTTgaaggtaaattattttttgctATGCTATTTAATTTTTATGGTAAAAAATGTTAGGATTTTTTGGGGTGCTAGTGTTCTCCTTTATTGTTTATAGTACAAACTTTGTAGTTTGTACATACAAGTCCAATGCTGGCTTAGCTAGCGTTAATTTAAGGCCTAATTTTGATTTTCTAAAAGTTTCATTTCTTCTCATGGCGTAGATGTGAACAAATATTGTAAACAATACACATTGTAAATCATTTTGTTAGTCCAAATGTCAATGTAAACCATGTAGATCTTAACTAAAACAATATTCAATTAGCTACTAGGTTAGCTCCCCGTCGTTAAACCAATATTCATCCTTTTCCAGAATACTAATGTCGATGTGGTTAGCGTTCAAGTCAATACTTGAGGCTGTACAGGAAGTTGCACAGAGGGCTTCCTATTTCTAGTGCAGTAGTTGTGCAGAATTATATAATATGTCAATGGATATGCGTCACAAAGTTTGCTAGTGCTACGTACCCAAAACCTTATGAAATTTCAGAAGGCCAATATTATTTAGTTGGTTTCCAGCTGCCAATGCTCACGACCTAACCCAATTCAGGTTAAATGTAGAGACTCGAAATCCATAAATTCATAAACAAAGGCTAACAAAACAAGAACCTTGATTGAATTATTGAATGAAGTAAGCTATGGACAAGCAATATATTGTTTGTATCAACATAgtaaaatgaattaaagaaacGGATAAAGaatcaattaaccaataaattaacaGTGGTAGCAAATAATCAAGTTCAACTAGCTCGATTGGATAATCCTCTAGCTCTGCTTATTAGTTGTTCAACATGTAGTCAATATTCTGGGAGTCCTTTGATGAACTTGAACATTGACGGAGACATCGAACCGCCAACGTTCGGAGACAATGAGGAATCGGAGAATCTGTAAAGCGGCCTTGGCGGGCAGAAGAAATCCGCTGAATTATTTGAGGTCGGCGTAAACAATGGAATATCTGCAAAATACGGGCTAGGGTTGCTGAACATGGCATTGGGAGAATATCCGGAAGACGATGAGCTCCCCACTTGATGATGAACACTATTAATCATACTATTGTTATCGTAATTCCCACCACCGCAATTAATCTCATCCGTCAGATCTGAACACGACTCGTTCCCATCATGGCTGCGCCTAACGGCAGATTTAGCAATGTCTGGATTGTCGATATGGTCGTCTTGACACGACGAAACTTTCACTTTTGCATGATCTTCATGAGTAGTGTCAGTGTCTAGGGTTTGGCCTTGGAAGCCGTCGTGAATATTATCGGAGCGGGAGAGGCCGGTAAGCTTTTGTACCAAAGCCATGAAATCGCGTGCCTGCGTGTGGATGATTTTTGGAGATTGGGTGTAGATGATCACCGGCTGCCGCTTCTGGTGGTGGTGTTGCTCCTCTGACTTATTGGCGGCGCCCATGCGGGGATAGGAATTGGGAGGTTTGTGGATGATATGGGAGCCTCGGTTGATCTTCAACGGCGAGGGGCGGTTTCCGTTGATCATCATCTGGTCCCTCCTAACTGACGAATGTTGTTCTTGACGATTATCATCCCGCTGGAACTTTGCAGGGTTCATGCTCAATGATCTGTTACCTAGTTAAGCTAACTAACTGATCTTAATAGTAATTAGCTAGCTGCAAAAGGAAAGGATCAGTTAATTAAGAAACTAATTAAGATGTCGAACTAgcaaattgagagagagagataggatGACATTTGgttagagggagagagaggtgtGATATATAGAAGGAGAGAATATGAAAGAAAGGAAGGAAGCCAGCATTTCTGACCGTTGACATTTACCATAGATATATACACAATCAAGGAATTAATATTATTAATTG
The nucleotide sequence above comes from Malus sylvestris chromosome 16, drMalSylv7.2, whole genome shotgun sequence. Encoded proteins:
- the LOC126608929 gene encoding uncharacterized protein LOC126608929; translation: MEIPVLNRITDLPSRLTSLPDPSFLSQSLSIPGIQNVSQAYSFWKWGALILAILASFGTLITKINIFAISLRRLRLLAPQPLSQQRHDGDYSDVSDDDDICSVSSASSVSDDESESEISYDDESRTIGRDEHFHVRGSGYYGDDGEQNRNLGLRLRRSFGGHRFSWSDFTAGKSVVKLWDSSSPSTFLSADSGVSGRVSLGVWDARVGCRIPAILADWGPQLGRMVGVASGVDDKVYVKDGVTGKVTIGDVRKVASPLGNVTGADLDDTWWDADAVVVTDERFDESAMRGCDSAVTRCCSAVRSYLL
- the LOC126607774 gene encoding VQ motif-containing protein 20-like, with the translated sequence MNPAKFQRDDNRQEQHSSVRRDQMMINGNRPSPLKINRGSHIIHKPPNSYPRMGAANKSEEQHHHQKRQPVIIYTQSPKIIHTQARDFMALVQKLTGLSRSDNIHDGFQGQTLDTDTTHEDHAKVKVSSCQDDHIDNPDIAKSAVRRSHDGNESCSDLTDEINCGGGNYDNNSMINSVHHQVGSSSSSGYSPNAMFSNPSPYFADIPLFTPTSNNSADFFCPPRPLYRFSDSSLSPNVGGSMSPSMFKFIKGLPEY